A single Corvus hawaiiensis isolate bCorHaw1 chromosome 24, bCorHaw1.pri.cur, whole genome shotgun sequence DNA region contains:
- the BRPF3 gene encoding bromodomain and PHD finger-containing protein 3 isoform X1, translated as MRKPRRRSRQHLEGRRSPSPYSLKCSPTRETLTYAQAQRIVEVDIDGRLHRISIYDPLKLITEDELTAQDINECNSNKENSEQPLFTSKSKKTPSKGKKKESCSKHAPGMSLHLPQPKFRVVDSFSQPDAPPLPAAYYQYIEKPPEDLDVEVEYDMDEEDLAWLEMVNEKRRADGYGTVSADTFELLVDRLEKESYLESRNNGAQQFLIDEDAFCCVCMDDECHNSNVILFCDICNLAVHQECYGVPYIPEGQWLCRCCLQSPSRPVDCVLCPNKGGAFKQTSDGRWAHVVCAIWIPEVCFANTVFLEPIEGINNIPPARWKLTCCICKQKGMGAAIQCHKVNCYTAFHVTCAQRAGLFMKIEPMRETSINGTTFTVRKTAYCESHSPPGTVRRGSPAAGGDGQEVTVKEEEEEEANSGSPKGSVKKNQVKLKQKIKKEPGDVTKGRSSMPVVTVAQIPSYRLNKICSGLSLQRKNQFMQRLHNYWLLKRQARNGVPLIRRLHSHLQSQRNAEQKEQDEKTSAVKEELKYWQKLRHDLERARLLIELIRKREKLKREQVKVQQAAMELQLTPFNVLLRTTLDLLQEKDAAQIFTEPVNLNEVPDYLEFISNPMDFSTMRRKLESHLYRTLDEFEEDFNLIVANCMRYNAKDTIFHRAAVRLRDLGGAILRHARRQAESIGFDTGVGIHLPESPKPHDFYRFSWEDVDNILVPENRAHLSLEAQLKELLEKLDTVSTMRSSGARTRRIRLLRREINSIRHKLAQQQSKALPNGDTVPREGLETTSREGDEEGEKDGAKLPYPPTLEPTGPAPTLSELDSLQDPPTLKPISESKSLNQLQKRMVSDRELFDKKALQQESQAFQRLLSNNGLNGLALPPADSAASPALSSVGRRTSVLFKKAKNGVKLQRGLECSLENGEEHRQGGQRSPSCPDGERQARKRSQSRSCSDSNGEKSPRQAGQRGVTNGFAKHGESGSDSECSSALGSGLVFEACSGLMPPKRSRGKPALSRVPFLEGVNGDSDFSGSGRPLLMSFESQAELEPLELVWAKCRGYPSYPALIIDPKMPREGLLHNGVPIPVPPMDVLKLGEQRQTEAGEKLFLVLFFDNKRTWQWLPRDKVFPLGVDDTVDKLKMMEGRKTSIRKSVQVAYDRAMIHLSRVQGDNPFIPATYL; from the exons ATGAGGAAGCCCCGGAGGAGGAGCCGGCAGCACTTGGAGGGGAGGCGTTCTCCCTCACCCTACAGCCTCAAGTGCTCCCCCACCCGAGAGACGCTGACCTACGCCCAGGCCCAGCGCATCGTGGAGGTGGACATTGACGGGCGGCTCCATCGCATCAGCATCTACGACCCCCTAAAGCTCATCACTGAGGACGAGCTGACAGCCCAGGACATCAACGAGTGCAACAGCAACAAGGAGAACAGTGAGCAGCCCCTCTTCACTTCCAAATCTAAGAAAACACCTTCCAAAGGCAAGAAGAAGGAGTCCTGCTCCAAACATGCACCAGGGATGTCTCTGCACTTGCCCCAACCCAAGTTCCGTGTGGTGGACTCCTTCAGCCAGCCAGAtgcccctcccctccctgctgcctaCTACCAGTACATTGAAAAGCCTCCCGAGGACCTCGACGTAGAAGTGGAGTATGACATGGATGAGGAGGATCTCGCATGGCTGGAGATGGTCAACGAGAAGAGAAGGGCTGATGGTTACGGGACAGTTTCTGCTGACACTTTTGAGCTGCTGGTGGATCGGTTGGAAAAGGAGTCGTACCTTGAGAGCCGGAACAACGGGGCTCAGCAGTTCCTCATCGATGAGGATGCCTTCTGCTGTGTCTGCATGGACGATGAGTGTCACAACAGCAATGTCATCCTGTTCTGTGACATTTGCAATCTGGCCGTGCACCAGGAGTGTTACGGTGTACCCTACATCCCTGAGGGGCAGTGGCTTTGCCGCTGCTGTTTACAGTCCCCTTCTCGCCCTGTGGATTGTGTTCTTTGCCCAAACAAAGGGGGAGCCTTCAAGCAGACCAGTGATGGCCGCTGGGCCCATGTGGTCTGTGCCATCTGGATCCCAGAGGTCTGCTTTGCAAACACTGTGTTCCTGGAGCCCATCGAAGGGATCAATAACATCCCTCCAGCTCGGTGGAAGCTCACATGCTGTATCTGCAAGCAGAAGGGCATGGGAGCTGCTATCCAATGCCACAAGGTGAACTGTTACACTGCCTTCCACGTCACCTGTGCACAGAGAGCTGGTCTCTTCATGAAGATTGAACCCATGAGGGAGACCAGCATCAACGGCACGACGTTCACCGTGCGTAAGACTGCCTACTGTGAGAGTCACTCCCCGCCTGGCACGGTGAGAAGAGGGTCtccagctgctggtggtgaTGGGCAGGAGGTCACtgtgaaggaagaggaagaggaggaagccaATTCTGGTTCTCCCAAAGGGTCTGTGAAGAAGAACCAAGTGAAATTGAAGCAAAAGATCAAAAAGGAGCCTGGTGATGTGACCAAAGGGCGTTCGTCCATGCCCGTGGTGACCGTTGCACAAATTCCCTCTTACAG gctgaacaagATCTGCAGTGGGCTCTCCCTGCAGAGGAAGAACCAGTTCATGCAGAGGCTGCACAACTACTGGCTGCTGAAGCGGCAGGCGAGGAACGGGGTGCCCCTGATCCGGCGGCTGCACTCGCATCTGCAGTCCCAGAGGAACGCCGAGCAG AAGGAACAGGATGAGAAGACGAGTGCAGTAAAGGAAGAGCTGAAGTACTGGCAAAAGCTCCGGCACGACTTGGAGCGGGCTCGGCTGCTCATCGAGCTCATCCGGAAGAGGGAAAAGCTCAAACGGGAGCAG gtcaAGGTACAGCAGGCTGccatggagctgcagctgaCCCCTTTCAATGTCCTGCTACGCACAACCCTGGAcctgctgcaggagaaggaTGCTGCCCAGATCTTCACAGAGCCTGTTAACCTGAACGAG GTTCCAGATTACCTGGAATTCATTTCCAACCCAATGGATTTTTCCACCATGAGGCGGAAGCTGGAGTCCCACCTGTACCGAACCTTGGATGAGTTTGAGGAAGACTTTAACCTTATAGTTGCCAACTGCATGAGGTATAATGCTAAAGACACGATTTTCCACCGAGCAGCTGTCCGGCTCCGGGACCTCGGGGGAGCGATTTTGCGTCACGCGCGGCGCCAGGCCGAAAGCATCGGCTTTGACACTGGCGTGGGGATTCACCTGCCTGAGTCGCCCAAACCCCACGACTTTTACCGCTTTTCTTGGGAGGATG TGGATAACATCCTGGTCCCGGAGAACCGGGCTCACCTGTCCCTGGAGgcgcagctgaaggagctgctggagaagctggacACGGTGAGCACCATGCGGTCCAGCGGTGCCCGGACGCGGCGCATCCGGCTCCTGCGGCGCGAGATCAACTCCATCCGCCACAAActggcccagcagcagagcaaggcCCTGCCCAACGGGGACACTGTGCCACGGGAGGGGCTGGAGACAACGTCCAGGGAAGGGGAtgaggaaggggagaaag ATGGTGCCAAGCTCCCGTACCCTCCAACCCTGGAGCCCACAGGACCCGCACCCACCCTCTCAGAGCTGGACTCTCTGCAGGATCCTCCAACACTCAAACCCATCAGTGAAAGCAAGTCCCTGAACCAGCTGCAGAAGAGGATGGTGTCGGACAGGGAGCTCTTTGACAAGaaggctctgcagcaggagagccaggCTTTCCAGCGCCTGCTGTCCAACAACGGCCTCAACGGCCTGGCCCTGCCCCCTGCGGACAGCGCTGCCAGCCCCGCCCTCAGCAGCGTGGGCCGGAGGACAtctgtcctttttaaaaaagccaagaaCGGTGTGAAGCTGCAGCGGGGTCTGGAGTGCTCCCTGGAGAACGGGGAGGAGCACCGGCAGGGCGGGCAGCGCTCACCCTCCTGCCCTGACGGGGAGCGACAGGCGCGGAAAcgctcccagagcaggagctgcagtgacagcaaCGGAGAGAAATCACCCAGGCAGGCAGGACAGAGAG GAGTGACCAATGGCTTTGCAAAACACGGAGAGAGTGGCTCTGACTCCgagtgcagctctgccctgggcagtgggcTGGTGTTTGAAGCCTGCAG TGGTTTGATGCCTCCCAAGCGGAGTCGAGGGAAGCCGGCTCTTTCTCGGGTGCCCTTCTTGGAGGGTGTGAATGGAGACTCTGATTTCAGTGGCTCAG GCAGGCCTCTCCTGATGTCCTTTGAGagccaggctgagctggagccCCTGGAGCTCGTGTGGGCCAAGTGCCGTGGTTATCCCTCCTACCCTGCCTTG aTTATCGACCCCAAGATGCCGCGCGAGGGTTTGCTCCACaatggagtccccatccctgtgccacccaTGGATGTGCTGaagctgggggagcagaggcagacagaggcaggagaaaagcTCTTCCTTGTCCTTTTCTTTGACAACAAAAGAACTTG gcagtggcTGCCACGGGACAAAGTCTTTCCCCTGGGCGTGGATGACACCGTGGacaagctgaagatgatggagGGGCGCAAAACCAGCATCCGCAAGTCGGTGCAGGTGGCCTACGACCGAGCCATGATCCACCTGAGCCGAGTGCAGGGGGACAACCCCTTCATCCCGGCCACCTACctgtga
- the BRPF3 gene encoding bromodomain and PHD finger-containing protein 3 isoform X2 produces MRKPRRRSRQHLEGRRSPSPYSLKCSPTRETLTYAQAQRIVEVDIDGRLHRISIYDPLKLITEDELTAQDINECNSNKENSEQPLFTSKSKKTPSKGKKKESCSKHAPGMSLHLPQPKFRVVDSFSQPDAPPLPAAYYQYIEKPPEDLDVEVEYDMDEEDLAWLEMVNEKRRADGYGTVSADTFELLVDRLEKESYLESRNNGAQQFLIDEDAFCCVCMDDECHNSNVILFCDICNLAVHQECYGVPYIPEGQWLCRCCLQSPSRPVDCVLCPNKGGAFKQTSDGRWAHVVCAIWIPEVCFANTVFLEPIEGINNIPPARWKLTCCICKQKGMGAAIQCHKVNCYTAFHVTCAQRAGLFMKIEPMRETSINGTTFTVRKTAYCESHSPPGTVRRGSPAAGGDGQEVTVKEEEEEEANSGSPKGSVKKNQVKLKQKIKKEPGDVTKGRSSMPVVTVAQIPSYRLNKICSGLSLQRKNQFMQRLHNYWLLKRQARNGVPLIRRLHSHLQSQRNAEQKEQDEKTSAVKEELKYWQKLRHDLERARLLIELIRKREKLKREQVKVQQAAMELQLTPFNVLLRTTLDLLQEKDAAQIFTEPVNLNEVPDYLEFISNPMDFSTMRRKLESHLYRTLDEFEEDFNLIVANCMRYNAKDTIFHRAAVRLRDLGGAILRHARRQAESIGFDTGVGIHLPESPKPHDFYRFSWEDVDNILVPENRAHLSLEAQLKELLEKLDTVSTMRSSGARTRRIRLLRREINSIRHKLAQQQSKALPNGDTVPREGLETTSREGDEEGEKADGAKLPYPPTLEPTGPAPTLSELDSLQDPPTLKPISESKSLNQLQKRMVSDRELFDKKALQQESQAFQRLLSNNGLNGLALPPADSAASPALSSVGRRTSVLFKKAKNGVKLQRGLECSLENGEEHRQGGQRSPSCPDGERQARKRSQSRSCSDSNGEKSPRQAGQRGVTNGFAKHGESGSDSECSSALGSGLVFEACSGLMPPKRSRGKPALSRVPFLEGVNGDSDFSGSGRPLLMSFESQAELEPLELVWAKCRGYPSYPALIIDPKMPREGLLHNGVPIPVPPMDVLKLGEQRQTEAGEKLFLVLFFDNKRTWQWLPRDKVFPLGVDDTVDKLKMMEGRKTSIRKSVQVAYDRAMIHLSRVQGDNPFIPATYL; encoded by the exons ATGAGGAAGCCCCGGAGGAGGAGCCGGCAGCACTTGGAGGGGAGGCGTTCTCCCTCACCCTACAGCCTCAAGTGCTCCCCCACCCGAGAGACGCTGACCTACGCCCAGGCCCAGCGCATCGTGGAGGTGGACATTGACGGGCGGCTCCATCGCATCAGCATCTACGACCCCCTAAAGCTCATCACTGAGGACGAGCTGACAGCCCAGGACATCAACGAGTGCAACAGCAACAAGGAGAACAGTGAGCAGCCCCTCTTCACTTCCAAATCTAAGAAAACACCTTCCAAAGGCAAGAAGAAGGAGTCCTGCTCCAAACATGCACCAGGGATGTCTCTGCACTTGCCCCAACCCAAGTTCCGTGTGGTGGACTCCTTCAGCCAGCCAGAtgcccctcccctccctgctgcctaCTACCAGTACATTGAAAAGCCTCCCGAGGACCTCGACGTAGAAGTGGAGTATGACATGGATGAGGAGGATCTCGCATGGCTGGAGATGGTCAACGAGAAGAGAAGGGCTGATGGTTACGGGACAGTTTCTGCTGACACTTTTGAGCTGCTGGTGGATCGGTTGGAAAAGGAGTCGTACCTTGAGAGCCGGAACAACGGGGCTCAGCAGTTCCTCATCGATGAGGATGCCTTCTGCTGTGTCTGCATGGACGATGAGTGTCACAACAGCAATGTCATCCTGTTCTGTGACATTTGCAATCTGGCCGTGCACCAGGAGTGTTACGGTGTACCCTACATCCCTGAGGGGCAGTGGCTTTGCCGCTGCTGTTTACAGTCCCCTTCTCGCCCTGTGGATTGTGTTCTTTGCCCAAACAAAGGGGGAGCCTTCAAGCAGACCAGTGATGGCCGCTGGGCCCATGTGGTCTGTGCCATCTGGATCCCAGAGGTCTGCTTTGCAAACACTGTGTTCCTGGAGCCCATCGAAGGGATCAATAACATCCCTCCAGCTCGGTGGAAGCTCACATGCTGTATCTGCAAGCAGAAGGGCATGGGAGCTGCTATCCAATGCCACAAGGTGAACTGTTACACTGCCTTCCACGTCACCTGTGCACAGAGAGCTGGTCTCTTCATGAAGATTGAACCCATGAGGGAGACCAGCATCAACGGCACGACGTTCACCGTGCGTAAGACTGCCTACTGTGAGAGTCACTCCCCGCCTGGCACGGTGAGAAGAGGGTCtccagctgctggtggtgaTGGGCAGGAGGTCACtgtgaaggaagaggaagaggaggaagccaATTCTGGTTCTCCCAAAGGGTCTGTGAAGAAGAACCAAGTGAAATTGAAGCAAAAGATCAAAAAGGAGCCTGGTGATGTGACCAAAGGGCGTTCGTCCATGCCCGTGGTGACCGTTGCACAAATTCCCTCTTACAG gctgaacaagATCTGCAGTGGGCTCTCCCTGCAGAGGAAGAACCAGTTCATGCAGAGGCTGCACAACTACTGGCTGCTGAAGCGGCAGGCGAGGAACGGGGTGCCCCTGATCCGGCGGCTGCACTCGCATCTGCAGTCCCAGAGGAACGCCGAGCAG AAGGAACAGGATGAGAAGACGAGTGCAGTAAAGGAAGAGCTGAAGTACTGGCAAAAGCTCCGGCACGACTTGGAGCGGGCTCGGCTGCTCATCGAGCTCATCCGGAAGAGGGAAAAGCTCAAACGGGAGCAG gtcaAGGTACAGCAGGCTGccatggagctgcagctgaCCCCTTTCAATGTCCTGCTACGCACAACCCTGGAcctgctgcaggagaaggaTGCTGCCCAGATCTTCACAGAGCCTGTTAACCTGAACGAG GTTCCAGATTACCTGGAATTCATTTCCAACCCAATGGATTTTTCCACCATGAGGCGGAAGCTGGAGTCCCACCTGTACCGAACCTTGGATGAGTTTGAGGAAGACTTTAACCTTATAGTTGCCAACTGCATGAGGTATAATGCTAAAGACACGATTTTCCACCGAGCAGCTGTCCGGCTCCGGGACCTCGGGGGAGCGATTTTGCGTCACGCGCGGCGCCAGGCCGAAAGCATCGGCTTTGACACTGGCGTGGGGATTCACCTGCCTGAGTCGCCCAAACCCCACGACTTTTACCGCTTTTCTTGGGAGGATG TGGATAACATCCTGGTCCCGGAGAACCGGGCTCACCTGTCCCTGGAGgcgcagctgaaggagctgctggagaagctggacACGGTGAGCACCATGCGGTCCAGCGGTGCCCGGACGCGGCGCATCCGGCTCCTGCGGCGCGAGATCAACTCCATCCGCCACAAActggcccagcagcagagcaaggcCCTGCCCAACGGGGACACTGTGCCACGGGAGGGGCTGGAGACAACGTCCAGGGAAGGGGAtgaggaaggggagaaag CAGATGGTGCCAAGCTCCCGTACCCTCCAACCCTGGAGCCCACAGGACCCGCACCCACCCTCTCAGAGCTGGACTCTCTGCAGGATCCTCCAACACTCAAACCCATCAGTGAAAGCAAGTCCCTGAACCAGCTGCAGAAGAGGATGGTGTCGGACAGGGAGCTCTTTGACAAGaaggctctgcagcaggagagccaggCTTTCCAGCGCCTGCTGTCCAACAACGGCCTCAACGGCCTGGCCCTGCCCCCTGCGGACAGCGCTGCCAGCCCCGCCCTCAGCAGCGTGGGCCGGAGGACAtctgtcctttttaaaaaagccaagaaCGGTGTGAAGCTGCAGCGGGGTCTGGAGTGCTCCCTGGAGAACGGGGAGGAGCACCGGCAGGGCGGGCAGCGCTCACCCTCCTGCCCTGACGGGGAGCGACAGGCGCGGAAAcgctcccagagcaggagctgcagtgacagcaaCGGAGAGAAATCACCCAGGCAGGCAGGACAGAGAG GAGTGACCAATGGCTTTGCAAAACACGGAGAGAGTGGCTCTGACTCCgagtgcagctctgccctgggcagtgggcTGGTGTTTGAAGCCTGCAG TGGTTTGATGCCTCCCAAGCGGAGTCGAGGGAAGCCGGCTCTTTCTCGGGTGCCCTTCTTGGAGGGTGTGAATGGAGACTCTGATTTCAGTGGCTCAG GCAGGCCTCTCCTGATGTCCTTTGAGagccaggctgagctggagccCCTGGAGCTCGTGTGGGCCAAGTGCCGTGGTTATCCCTCCTACCCTGCCTTG aTTATCGACCCCAAGATGCCGCGCGAGGGTTTGCTCCACaatggagtccccatccctgtgccacccaTGGATGTGCTGaagctgggggagcagaggcagacagaggcaggagaaaagcTCTTCCTTGTCCTTTTCTTTGACAACAAAAGAACTTG gcagtggcTGCCACGGGACAAAGTCTTTCCCCTGGGCGTGGATGACACCGTGGacaagctgaagatgatggagGGGCGCAAAACCAGCATCCGCAAGTCGGTGCAGGTGGCCTACGACCGAGCCATGATCCACCTGAGCCGAGTGCAGGGGGACAACCCCTTCATCCCGGCCACCTACctgtga